The following proteins are co-located in the Doryrhamphus excisus isolate RoL2022-K1 chromosome 3, RoL_Dexc_1.0, whole genome shotgun sequence genome:
- the arhgef40 gene encoding rho guanine nucleotide exchange factor 40 isoform X1, protein MASEAMEDCVQGALSSLYPPFESTAPPLLSQVFSVLESTYQHDSLRYLLDYFVPAKHLLHKLQQHACSQYLGCLFLHSGWPLCLGEKVVVQLSTLDWRLLRCNDFYLQVVPFSTRCPRLALKCLAPGGRTVQEILVPESQHPLVFTSEWLHCINKERGHKREVGGGLDTCLVSTCDGVVRLPWKGVVYPKFLHDPTEEPGLSQRLPSEGGSSVGGWGGSSSGELDSWSWDEEEENVLLPDGLDSEPVRPQRRRSEDGLGRTVRHPEFDGDYVELLEPRGGPDGGVDQRNRYLEMHSICKTKTLPLCKRGRAFKIRRGKLVGYGRMDEFGSFRGISGTKSDLTTPKERGGLPMPPPEKTEARRSCSSSAQDDDDDGNKTNPDTEGRFDCPFRERRPGVGGEREIEIMQSYKDDHKSKDSESGDSFVPSEFLDSINPQVGHVIEGCSDQGSHSDSVFEDTDKPLGGDSDAATPTSDVPQLSFTGLAACTVMAGANISHMIKDESTKKTKECSKGKEVKASGFRAPRRKRRGRGAKGRARSGGRAAQKGSKLQGKAAPHPSFTSCCGSTHQPVTEEHLLEPMGPAGISDGECILANVDSENSSAAVAPSLPVCNGQSASFNHSNGEDNLNGVASKDHPLLRELDAELLESGRLRMIGTVDRLGRALVVAETDTFRQDSNNQEMARILACYHRMTRPEAKEKGVTVLIDSRRLLPTPESLSAIRLFQRLVPDGLGSLLILVEEEQETVACNLEGTEVHVVRGTGVLQQFVDKQQLPTEMGGDFSHCHSDWLSFRLSLESLTERCESALLLLGNALQSMDTEPMLTNIKDVPASIDKHRRLMASVLADQHLTELQQKGGAWLAGLTNSASGLARKSPDCRAALAATSKLYDSVDDALHRLVQLSNQRGHKLDSLGRLATLVDELKKCDQEIEQVQSQLDDYKEPPLSLSRLSLKQQKFKTFRETANELHSRTLSVLSELETWSELDWVGLNDIQVQLPPVRERLRDMSHCLSDCWTTLDNTQRLLSTLTEATQWCDEVSSTSQSSSSPLCPLASLPPIPPSRFQDAQSLAIELGGGALLDLWTQTMERYQRTVAQVKPRFLQSERAQNHGQVKPKPPTASHLWDALGPEGDGDWGLGAGGGEVGLQSWGSLASLFRPQTCSTLKIGDEKGNKKEQAGGGKFLQNLLNPAKKSPTDAPLPPKPPRKRHPSFDLQALLAPRRGAATPKPADCQTGVASRTSPMSWLGRRQLADPVIITSMATAMPGWGGTPGGGGGVLIRGVEVSSKEVVDHTGSPRQHVLLGRTEREMGTERAGSTAQSKLYLLWCRMLSSERQYMAILKGVEETYLPLLDLSDTPASIRGKADVLFPNWTGLSSFHSQELLPAMEDALVQSLLQQDCFNKYREQFLQYSQYIRTKPELDSTLVTQAADFFKSKLPAASPLSPLSFPHCLQAPIQRLEQYCEALEELGGINPASDSALSILRHVQRHGENLKASDLIVGCPIPIAERGELVRQGELMVCGGTRRKRVGVRRVFLYQHAIIFTKHKSAGMGRCAYSYKHCMKTADMGLTQSVGEEGVKFEVWVRQAPRLRDCVTLQARDRDERKTWTQDIAHLLWTHAINNTELCLKESLCVGVSSKLLLDASGSQASSELDSACSLSDRVHSSCSDSSSVGSHKEGGSPGSGRHPRRSSGSTGCSQVNYLVLHIHSNGFTQEL, encoded by the exons GCatcagaggccatggaggaCTGTGTGCAGGGGGCGCTCTCATCTCTTTACCCTCCATTTGAAAGCACAGCACCTCCTCTCCTCTCACAG GTCTTCTCCGTGCTGGAGTCCACCTACCAGCATGACAGCCTGCGCTACCTCCTGGACTACTTTGTTCCTGCCAAACACCTCTTGCACAAGCTGCAGCAACATGCCTGT TCTCAGTACCTAGGTTGTCTCTTCCTCCACTCTGGCTGGCCGTTGTGTCTTGGTGAGAAAGTAGTGGTCCAGCTGTCCACACTGGACTGGAGGCTCCTGCGCTGCAATGACTTCTACCTACAGGTGGTGCCCTTCTCCACACGCTGTCCCCGCCTTGCCCTGAAATGTCTGGCCCCAGGGGGCCGCACTGTCCAGGAAATTCTGGTGCCCGAGTCCCAACACCCACTTGTGTTTACCAGCGAGTGGCTGCACTGCATCAACAAAGAACGTGGCCACAAGAGGGAAG TTGGCGGAGGTCTGGACACCTGCTTGGTGAGCACTTGTGATGGTGTGGTTCGCCTTCCATGGAAAGGGGTGGTCTACCCCAAATTCCTCCATGACCCAACTGAAGAACCTGGCCTATCCCAACGACTTCCCAGTGAGGGGGGGAGCAGCGTTGGAGGATGGGGTGGCTCTTCTTCTGGGGAGCTCGACTCCTGGTCCTGGGATGAGGAAGAAGAGAACGTCTTACTCCCGGATGGGTTGGACTCAGAGCCAGTAAGACCCCAGCGGAGGCGTAGTGAAGATGGCCTTGGAAGGACAGTGAGACACCCTGAATTTGATGGCGACTATGTGGAGTTGTTGGAGCCAAGAGGAGGTCCAGATGGAGGTGTTGACCAAAGGAACAGGTACCTGGAGATGCATTCAATTTGTAAAACCAAGACGTTGCCTCTTTGCAAAAGGGGTAGGGCTTTTAAAATCCGGCGGGGGAAACTTGTGGGCTACGGACGCATGGATGAATTTGGCAGCTTTCGAGGGATTTCCGGAACAAAATCAGACTTAACCACCCCCAAGGAGCGTGGAGGACTGCCTATGCCTCCACCAGAAAAAACAGAAGCAAGACGATCTTGTTCGTCGTCTGCCcaggatgacgatgatgatggtaATAAAACAAACCCAGACACCGAGGGACGATTTGATTGCCCGTTTAGAGAGAGAAGGCCTGGCGTTGGCGGCGAACGAGAGATTGAGATTATGCAGTCATATAAAGACGACCATAAGAGCAAAGACTCTGAGAGCGGTGATAGTTTTGTCCCCAGTGAATTCCTTGACTCTATTAACCCCCAAGTCGGACATGTTATAGAGGGATGCTCGGACCAGGGCTCCCATTCAGACTCTGTTTTTGAGGATACAGATAAACCACTTGGTGGAGATAGTGATGCGGCAACGCCAACATCGGATGTACCACAATTATCATTTACCGGACTTGCAGCCTGTACCGTCATGGCTGGTGCTAACATATCACATATGATAAAGGATGAAAGTACAAAGAAGACTAAAGAGTGTTCAAAAGGAAAGGAAGTCAAAGCTTCAGGATTCAGAGCTCCAAG GAGGAAGCGGCGAGGAAGGGGAGCCAAGGGAAGGGCAAGGTCTGGTGGACGTGCTGCCCAGAAGGGCTCCAAACTACAGGGAAAAGCTGCCCCTCATCCCAGCTTCACCTCCTGCTGCGGCTCAACCCATCAGCCTGTAACAGAGGAACACCTTTTGGAACCAATGGGACCTGCTGGAATATCTGACGGAGAATGTATTTTGGCTAATGTTGACTCGGAGAACAGCAGTGCAG CAGTGGCTCCATCTTTGCCTGTCTGCAATGGCCAGTCAGCCTCCTTTAACCACTCAAATGGTGAGGACAATCTCAACGGTGTCGCATCTAAAGATCATCCCTTGCTTCGGGAACTGGATGCAGAACTCCTGGAGTCAGGACGGCTGAGGATGATAG GTACGGTGGACAGGTTGGGACGTGCTTTAGTTGTTGCAGAGACAGATACATTCAGGCAGGATTCCAACAACCAGGAGATGGCCCGGATCCTGGCCTGCTACCACAGGATGACACG GCctgaagccaaagaaaaaggtgTGACGGTGTTGATTGATAGCAGACGCTTGCTGCCAACTCCTGAATCTCTCTCTGCAATAAGATTATTTCAG CGGCTGGTTCCTGATGGTCTCGGTTCATTGTTGATTTtggtggaggaagagcaggAGACTGTAGCTTGCAACCTTGAAGGAACAGAG GTCCACGTGGTGCGAGGGACAGGGGTCCTTCAGCAGTTTGTAGACAAGCAACAGCTGCCCACAGAGATGGGAGGGGACTTCAGCCACTGCCACTCAGACTGGCTCTCCTTTAGACTG AGCTTGGAAAGCTTGACTGAGCGTTGCGAGAGCGCCCTCCTCCTGCTCGGAAATGCACTGCAGTCAATGGACACCGAGCCAATGCTGACCAACATCAAA GATGTTCCTGCAAGCATCGACAAGCACCGCCGCCTCATGGCAAGCGTTCTCGCTGATCAGCACTTGACAGAGCTCCAGCAAAAGGGCGGGGCTTGGCTCGCAGGATTGACCAATAGCGCATCTGGCCTGGCGAGGAAGTCGCCAGATTGCAG GGCGGCGCTCGCTGCGACCTCCAAACTTTACGACAGCGTGGACGATGCTCTCCATCGACTGGTGCAACTGTCCAACCAGAGAGGTCACAAATTGGACTCGCTCGGACGGCTCGCCACCCTGGTGGATGAGCTGAAGAAG TGTGACCAGGAGATTGAGCAGGTCCAGTCGCAGTTGGACGACTACAAGGAGCCTCCTCTTTCACTCAGCAGACTTTCGCTCAAACAGCAGAAGTTCAAAACATTCCGAGAAACAGCAAAC GAGTTGCACAGTCGGACTTTGTCAGTGCTCAGTGAATTGGAGACTTGGTCTGAGTTGGACTGGGTCGGCCTGAATGACATCCAGGTCCAACTTCCTCCGGTCAGGGAACGTCTGCGCGACATGTCCCACTGTCTGTCCGACTGCTGGACCACGTTGGACAACACGCAGAGGCTGCTCTCCACTCTGACCGAG GCCACCCAGTGGTGCGATGAGGTGTCCTCCACCTCCCAGTCTTCCTCCTCTCCGCTCTGCCCACtggcctccctccctcccattCCGCCGTCCCGCTTCCAGGATGCCCAGTCCTTGGCCATCGAGCTGGGTGGCGGGGCACTCCTGGATCTCTGGACCCAGACGATGGAGCGCTACCAGCGGACTGTAGCGCAGGTGAAGCCGCGCTTCCTGCAATCTGAGCGAGCCCAAAATCATGGCCAGGTTAAGCCCAAGCCACCCACCGCCAGCCACCTGTGGGATGCATTAGGCCCAGAGGGAGACGGGGACTGGGGCCTGGGGGCCGGAGGAGGAGAGGTTGGTTTGCAGTCTTGGGGATCCCTGGCGTCGCTATTCAGGCCGCAGACTTGCTCGACACTGAAGATCGGAGATGAGAAAGGGAACAAAAAAGAGCAGGCGGGAGGAGGGAAATTCCTCCAGAACCTTCTCAATCCGGCGAAGAAGAGT CCTACAGACGCACCTCTTCCTCCCAAGCCCCCGAGAAAAAGACACCCCAGTTTTGACCTTCAGGCCCTCCTGGCCCCTCGCAGAGGTGCCGCAACTCCAAAACCTGCCGATTGCCAGACAGGTGTTGCGAGCCGTACCTCCCCCATGTCTTGGCTGGGGCGACGACAACTAGCGGACCCGGTCATCATCACCAGCATGGCCACAGCCATGCCAGGATGGGGCGGCActcctggaggaggaggtggggtgTTGATCAGAGGAGTAGAGGTCAGCAGCAAGGAGGTGGTGGACCACACTGGGTCTCCACGGCAACATGTGCTGTTGGGCAGGACTGAGAGGGAAATGGGGACTGAACGGGCAGGATCGACGGCCCAGAG CAAGCTCTACCTGCTCTGGTGTAGGATGCTAAGCAGCGAGCGACAGTACATGGCGATCCTCAAAGGGGTAGAGGAGACCTACCTTCCCCTGCTCGACCTCTCAGACACGCCGGCCTCCATCAGGGGGAAAGCGGATGTCCTCTTCCCCAACTGGACCGGCCTGAGCAGCTTTCATTCGCAGGAGCTGCTCCCTGCCATGGAGGACGCTCTCGTGCAAAGCTTGTTGCAACAGGACTGTTTCAATAAATAT CGGGAGCAGTTTCTGCAGTATTCCCAGTACATCCGCACCAAACCTGAACTGGACTCCACGCTGGTCACGCAAGCTGCCGACTTTTTTAAA TCCAAACTCCCTGCCGCCTCCCCCCTCTCGCCTCTGTCCTTCCCTCACTGCTTGCAGGCCCCCATTCAAAGACTGGAGCAGTACTGCGAGGCACTTGAGGAGCTGGGGGGTATCAACCCAGCCTCAGACTCGGCCCTTTCTATCCTGAGACATGTCCAACGGCACGGCGAGAACCTCAAGGCCAGTGACCTCATCGTCGGGTGTCCG ATTCCCATAGCTGAGCGTGGCGAGCTGGTGCGTCAGGGTGAGCTCATGGTATGTGGCGGCACCCGCAGGAAACGTGTTGGCGTGAGGAGGGTCTTCCTCTACCAGCATGCTATCATCTTCACCAAACACAAGAGCGCCGGGATGGGACGCTGTGCCTATAGCTACAAACACTGCATGAAG ACAGCAGACATGGGCCTGACGCAGAGTGTGGGTGAGGAGGGTGTCAAGTTTGAAGTTTGGGTACGACAGGCTCCCCGCCTTCGGGACTGCGTCACACTTCAGGCTCGGGACAGAGATGAGCGCAAGACGTGGACCCAGGACATCGCTCACCTGCTGTGGACGCACGCCATCAACAACACAG AGTTGTGTCTGAAGGAGTCACTGTGTGTGGGCGTGTCCAGCAAGCTCCTGCTGGACGCCAGCGGAAGTCAAGCATCGTCAGAGTTGGACTCTGCCTGCAGCCTCAGCGACAGAg TGCACAGCAGCTGCTCTGATTCCTCCTCCGTCGGGAGCCATAAGGAGGGGGGGTCCCCGGGGTCAGGGAGGCACCCCAGGAGGAGCTCTGGATCGACAGGCTGCTCTCAGGTGAATTATCTTGTATTGCACATACACAGTAACGGCTTTACTCAAGAGTTGTAA